In Cryptomeria japonica chromosome 1, Sugi_1.0, whole genome shotgun sequence, the sequence CTTTTCATTCGGATTCCTCGCTCTCACAACCATCCCAAACTGCGAAGAAACAGTAGCGTCTGGACCGAGGGCGAAACTGGTAATTTGAAATTTATCGACAGAGTATTTGGGAATTCTGGGCTGGAAGACAGAGTAAAGAATGGCGGCAGCTATGACAGTGGCGACAATTAGGAGCAACAGGAAATATAATGTCCAGATGAGGCAAAGACAGCAGAAATTCTGGCGGCGCTTTGGAGGGTGGGAGTAAAATCTAGGAAATTCCCGTGGGAAATTGACCCTCAATACCCTGGCCTGAATTAGCAGAGGGATCAAAATTTTCGGCCCCGGGGTTCGATTTGGGAACCAGAGGAGCACTGGGCGGCGGACTTCTCCACGCAGCCTTCTCCACATCTTTTTTTCCCGGATAAACCCTAAGGGCTTCTGCCATGACTAACCCTGTTATATATAATCCTGCTCTGTTTTAAGCTCAATCCTGCCCTGTTTTCAGCTCGGAAAGCTTCTGTTTTAAGCTCGGAAAGAATTGATCCCAACGAAAATTGGGGCAGAAAGGCCTGAGGGTTGTACAGGGGTGAGAATTCGGAAGGAAATGAATCCTTTCGTCGAATGTGAAGAAAATGATATAGGAGAAGACCATTTGCTTTGCGTGAGTAGCGGAAATCGCCGTGTATGCGCACCATCCGTCTCCTCATCTCTCCGTATTTCACACGATTTTCAGCTGGACCAGTCTGTGATTAACTTTCCTCGACCACTCCCGAACGTTTCATCGATTTGACGTGTTTTTAGGTATCTGGTCTGATGAATTTTCAGAcgttttccttgtgttttctagCGGGGGATTTGAGTTTTCGTGTTGAATGGTCTGTAGATTTGTAGCAAGTGCTGAGACGGTAATGGACTTTCCTATTTTTGAGTTTGACTCTTGAATTTCATCTCACAGACTAAACACTGACTGTTTTTACTGTGTAACAGCGAAAATATGGTCATACGCCATCAATTTCTTGCTAGCGCTGGTTTTTTTCACGAACTTGTCGTGTAGGTACGGCCGGCTTGCCATACAAAGAATTTAccataacatttaaatatattttaatattacataattaatttttttaagagTATAAGTATAGTCATTGTTCaatgtattatttgtaaaaatcaaaattcacatttatagtcaaaacatatataaatttaaatatgttTTGATTAcaaatatgaattttgatttgtacaaacaatcattttattatatattaaaaaatttatcaaattttgttaacttttatttttgaaatttttcattgaTGTAAAGTATGAAAATGGCACATGGTCAGATATTGTTTAGATGGGTTCCGAGAATACATTGAACAATGATTATTTATGCCTTCAAAGAGATTAAATTATCTCATATACAAGTATTTTGGCCCCTCTAgaggaagagcaccagtagtcgtTATAGTTTCAATACTCGTTCACTCCTTGTGCACTCAACCCCCCAATTGCAAActttaaagaaattcaaaaaatgataactaaaagctcattaataaaaTTCACATTACCAATAGCGGCCCACTTTTTAAcgtttttggaccataattggttcatttgtgcaaaaatatttgggCATTTGTGCATGACTACTAAAGCATTTGTGGATACATATTGGTAAATTTAAGTGCACAGTTACTAGGGCATCTTTATGTAGgttaggcgacactttgaaatgtgtactttttgacccttgcatgcataaaGGATACCACAATGTGTGTCGTtactattggaatcaaggaacactaagagcgggggggggggggtgaatcaacattctgCAAACTTTGAAATTATTAATATGTTATTTCAACCTCTTAATacatttaatcaaaagaaagatgcaagaacataaaaccaacaaccacaacaccataacacaaatattttgtacGTGGAATCCAGTtaaagggaaaaccacggtggtgATGAACCCACAAAATGAGTATACTTAGATAAAAGTGTTATaatggaaatgcacatgcattcgggcttatttcctagagctcattgctcaaaagagaGGCTCACTGCCTACAATTAATTAGAAAAGATCACTAGAGTGATTGAATTAAAGactagcatctacaaatgcctgattatagttccagttaagcacagtaCATGGAATTCATATACTTTATCTCTCATTGCTCTATCACAATCCAGAGCACAAATCATTGtcttgcgcatgtgaaactgcgcaCAATCGATTACTCACCTTTCACACACCCAAAATGATCAAATACATCGATTATATATATCCGCAACAAGAAATTAGATCTATCACTAGTCGACTCATGAAGACTTAGAACAATATTCAAACGTGTACAGCTTGTCAGTAAAATCCAACCTCCAATGCTTATGAGGACCAAAATGATTGTCCACACGTTACCAAAAGTGTCGGCCAAACCTCctggatcaaaaaaaaaaaatcaccaaaaccgCTCCAACAAATCCGCACAAAGATTAACTACACAAGTCAATTGTTTTCACTGTTAAACCAAAAACTGGTACTCAGAATCTTCTAACTTGCACACTAATTATCACCAGAGACCAAAACTATGGAATAAGGTATTCTAGAAATCCATCAAGCTTCCCTTAGATACGCAACACAAAATGTTAATTGAAAATAATTACCGACCCAAATACTGAACACTGCTAGATGCTCTATTCTTAGCTTGCCGAACTTGAGCAAATCTTCAATCTGACTTCCAGTGTGATCAAATCATGCAATGCGGATGGGTGCActaacttgggttgccatcaatgacaacacctgataacctgtgcagtgtctcttgccaacaatctccccctttggcattgatggcaacacttagtgaaaatgactaagtgtcaaacaCACACTTCAAAACTAAAAAACTCAGAACTCCAaaactccccctgagatgaatattacatttttcactgccctacactccccctttaacatcaatggcaaaggcaGGGATCCACATACCAAAAATTCTTACAGAACTCTATATATAGCAGCATATGTATAAATAGACATCTTTAACTTATATAAACTTAAGGACGCCTAAAAAAATGGTTTTCAACAGTGCCAGCCACTGTCCCAACCTTTCTTTAGACCTTCCAAAACTGAGATTTGCCCACAAAAGAGAAATGCCTTCATTTTTGTCGTCTGAAGATCTGGAGGATCATGGGTAACCATGGCATCTTGGGATTCATTTAAGGCACTAAACATTGTTTTCAACTTAGGAGCAATTAGACTTCAAATCTCACCAACTCTACCAACAATTCTTTCTTTTTCTTGCCCCAAACTCCTGATTTTGTCAAGCAAAGCCACAACTTGACTTTCTTGACTATCCACAGTTACAATCAAATGATCAAATGATTAACATATACCTGCCAATTGCTTCTCATTCTTCGTTATGTACTtctcaacatcttcaacaaatttagaagaagataaaaaaGATTTGTATTTTGCACCACCTTCAGATAGTCTGAATGCTCTTCACACACCTATCTAGCAACCTCCTATCATTCTCAATCATCTTCTTTAACTCACTAAATCTTTTATCATTAAATTCATTTCAGACCTTAACTTCTGTGGATTTCTCAAATGATTCAAAATGAGTACTTacaaagttgattaagttgttcaGCAATCCAGAGGAAGAGTCCGATGTGTCCTTGACAAATGAAGGCATTCTTTTTTCTATGAAACTGGATGCAAGACCTAGCAACTCATTGTCCTCCATGTGAGATTTCATAATCTCCTCTCTTGCTTTGGCTTGAGAAAGTGATGCTAGCTTCAACTTCTGGATCATCATAAACCTTGATAAACAAGCTTGTAatgatccaaatagttctaggcATGAACAATGTTGGATCATCACAAACCTATTTTTCCATTTCAAGTAAATCCTTGACATcatatgcagtgtctcttgcttcaAAGACAACACCAATTACCTCAATCTTTTTGACTTCGGTGTCAAGTTTAGTTTTGACCTCCTTTGAACCTTCATTTCCAGATGGAGCTTGAGTCTCCATAGATGGCATTGTGTTCATTGACTAGACCAGAGGATTTTGAGTATCCTCACCTTTATCTTCTTTCCCTATCTCTTCTCCACCTTGGTTCAATGCATCTTGCTCTTTATTCACACCTTCCTCTTCTAGAATAGAGGAAAAAATTACTTCAACTATTCACCTTTTGAGTGCAACTCTTGAACATCCGGAACATATTATCCATCCCCATCATTGGATTCTTCTAAGACAACATAAAATTTGTTCTTTTCCATAACCGATTTCAAGATCTTCTTAGTTTCCTTAACAACTTCATCTGTTTTCCCTATCATAAGCTTGTTTATTATAGTTTTTCTCCTGAACTCCCTTTTAGTTTCTTTTATTATTTGATTCACTTCCTTTAGAGATATCGTAGGACATAATTTGATTAGCACATACTCTTTTAATATTTCATCTTCAACTTTGGCACTTACTCTTCTAATCTCTAAAAGATCATATAGACTTTTCAGAATCTCAGACATGATTTCAACAAGAGCCCTATTGAATGTGTTCAAGTATTTAACAGTGGCTTCTTCAAGAATTATTTTTCTAtcctcatcaaatttatcatagcATTCAAATAGAGGCTTCAAATCTCCATGCTCAGTAACaacattcacaactttatcaactGACATAATGGGCCTATATGAATCAAATTTCATCCTCTTGCTTACCTTTTCTCCACCGAAGGCTTTGTCTTTAGAGACTTTTGAGGCTTTAGAACCCTTGGTCTTGATTTCTTTCATTGCCTCATCAGATTCGGTCCCTTCATCATCTTCAACAGTGACATACACCCTTGAGCTCTtggctttctttctcttttcttctttgtcAGATGATTTGGCTTGTGATTTCTCAGTTTTGGTTAGCTTAGGAGAACCGAAGGAGGGTGCATAGATTCTGGTTTGCCTTGGCATAGGAGAGGCTCCTAGAATAGTAGATTTTTCTTTTGTGGGTTTCTCCTCTTCAACTACCTTTGACTTCTTCCTGGCTTCCTTCACAGCTTCTTTGGAAATGTCAATACTCTCTGCATTCTCCTCAACCTGCATTCTGACCTTTCAGACTATCTTAGGTCACTGCATTTGAGAGTGTAAGTGTAAATCCTTTTCTCCAAAGGTGCCAAATCTCTCCTCTGAAGTATCTACTAGTTTGTTTAGGAGATGTTGAGCATACATCTCAATAATTTgttcatcaacttcataccccataggcatgatccaaatagttctaggctCCATCGCTTCCATAAAAAATCGATCCATATCTACCATAAAGCATTACAGAGTCCTTATACTTCTCAACAATGGACTAAGGAATCCTTTTCCTAGCCCGCATTATGCCCTAGAAGTTTTTGAAGTATCCTCAAAGAGCAGTTCTCTGAGCCTTGTTGTCACTACTGCTGTATAAATAATCTCTTATCTAAGTAGCAACTAGCTTGTCATTTGACCAGTAGACTTGCTTCACTCCCATaacctcattcatgaagtaaaaaaCTAGGCACAAGATCAAATTACAGTCATACTTGAAGTtgttcttcttatccttctttatttttGTCGAATTCTCCATTAGTTGGCTCTGCAGCACCTCACATAGGTCATATTCAATAATTTCTTTGATCATCTGGTATGCAGCATAGATGGTTATCCCGGAGACTAATTTCTCTCAACTTGAATGGTAAACCTTGTATCCAACCACCATGGAGAAAAAATTTACATCCGGTTCAATGATATCGTCAACCGTCATTTCCCTCTTGTCAAACTTGGAATCGGTTGCATCGGTAACAAGCTGATTTTTCACAAATTTTAGCATGGGCAGCCCACCGGATGAGCTTAAACCAGTTACGGTCTTGATGGCATTCTTGTTAATCTTGAATGGGCTcatcaaccacatgaattcatcatgcatCTGACTCAAAACATATTGTACCCATTCATTCTCTTCAAACAACAAAAACTTAATGAACTGAATGAAATTCTTCGTCTCCAATACTTTATACTCATCTTTGAGGTTATAATCTGCATCTCTGAGTTGATTCATGAATAGGTTTAACAATTTAGAGCTCCCGAGCTCATCTAGGTTtgcatgaatgtatgccctaatatcttcgacATGAAGAACACCATACAAAACAGATGAAAAAGCACCTAGCTGATCTACCTCCACAGATTTGAAGGTGTGTTTCTTGAACCTAAGGCGAGGCCTCTCAGTGATATCCACAACCATTGGGGTGTCCATTTTCATAAATTTCAGGTTCACAAGCTtcacaaaaaatacctttctcaCCGGATTAGGGTTTCACATGAAATCGCCTTCACACCTTGATCTCATGAAAATCTACTTGCAGAGATcactccttctctttctcttcgaatgcaaagtgacaaatgagatAGCTAAGTGACCTTTTATCATTCACACATCTAACTTTTTGATGTAACAAATGCACTTGCCCGAAACCTTCCAGATATCTTGTCTTCTCAGTTTGCATTACAAAAATTCCTTTGTAGAAATTCAATATCGCTCAATTTCTTTTGAAAATTCTTCCAACTTATCTACAATACTCCAACACAACTTTTGTCAATCTGTCGGAGTCAGGCACCGACTTATAGCAGGGGATATAGGATTTTCTTGAAAACTCCCCCTAGGCCAGAGGCCTTAAATTAATTCCCGGAGGAATTTCCAACACGGGATTCAAGTGCGGACCCATTTCCTGCATCAATctcactcttcttcacccatgtcttcttcatttgattcttGATATCATCTATTTTCCCCTTTCCTTTATCATCTTTCTGTACACTTGTTTTTGTCTGTCGAACCCTTCATGTCCATAtctttgcttctacaaaatcttacaatgtgaccagatttgttgcaattatagcacACAACATTTCCTTGTCCAAACCTGTGATttacttgatttcctcttgatttgcattcattagcaatatgtccaaacctattgcatgcaaaacatctaGCATTCCTTCTTTTGAAAGAGTTATTCGTCACACTTCTGCATTCACCtgatttatgtccatacttattggaATCGAAACACTAAccggagaaagatggaccatttagATTCATTCTACTTCTGCATTGAATAGTTTTATGACtagatttattgcaaacaaagaatttaccatcaaaagaaggatacctttgagcattaggttgtcttaccagagaccTTTTTGATTTGTTCTTTTGATTTTCTGACTTAGGATTGCTTTAACTAgatccagagctttcacctttctcaaatccaagaccttgcttGTTATCTACCCTCTTGTGACTTTCAAGTAGTGCATCAAGTTTAGTTGAGCTGATtttgaacttgtccttgtactcatttgcagtcacAAGTTCATCCCTAACAATGACAATCTGCTTTTCAAGTTCTTCCTCATTGTTTTTGGATCCTTGCAGGTCAAGTTTTAGTTGGCCAACTTCACACTCAAGTCTACAACAttaatcagatctatctttcagggaCTGATTAAGATTCTTGtcattcttctttctttcctcaatttccttagtcaaTTCCATCACTATAAATTCCATCTCATGTTTCAGGACTGCATTgtcttttgcaagcttctcatatTCTCCTGTCTTTTCCGTCAAGGCTTGACTCAAGTGACCATCATccatgatttttctttctttccgCTTTCACTGTTCACAgatttcctttctcttttccctaaaTTTATTCAGTTGCTCTTTCAatgattgaatgaaattctttGCATCCTTAAGATTTGCCTGCAACTCCCGGACTTCAACTTTGGAGTGATCAAGATCATCTAGTACAATTAGGAGTTGTTGTTGAAGACCGTCAAAATCCATTCAATCACCTTCCTAaaacttcctcaagttgttaaacttcctctgaggaaccaagctctgataccaattgttggagtcaaggaacactgagagggggggtgaatcaacgttCTGCAAACTTTGATATTATTAATcttttctttcaaccacttaatacatttaatcaaaagaaagatgcaagaacataaaaacAACAACCAcgacaccataacacaagtattttgtacgtggaaacctggttaagggaaaaaccacggtggggatgaacccacaaaatgagtatactcaaataaaAGTGTTACAATGCccaaatgcacatgcattcagtctCACTGCTCAAAAGAAAGGCTCACTTCCTACAAGTTAATTACAAAATATTACTGGAGTGATTGAACTAAAGATTATCATCTACAAATGtctgattatagttctagttaagcacaatacATGGAATTCATATACTTTATCTCTCATTGCTCTGTCACAATCCAGAGCATAAATCACTATCCTGTACATGTGAGACTACACACAATTGATCACTCACACCTTTTGCACACCCAAAATGATCAAATACATCGATtatatatatccacaacaagaaATTAGATCTATCACTAGTTGGCTCATGAAGACTTAGAACAATATTCAAACGTGTACAACTTGTCGGCAAAATCCAACCTCCAATGCTTATGTAGACCAAAATGATTGTCCACATGTTACCAAAAGTGTCGTCCAAACCGCTTGGATCAAAAAAACCAAATCCCCAAATCCACTCCAACAAATCTGCACAAAGATTAACTACACAAGTCAATTGTTATGCACTATTAAACCAAAAACCGGTACTCGGAAGCTTCTAAATTGCACACCAATTATCATCGGAGACCAAAACTATGGAATAAGGTATTATAGACATCCATCAAGTTTCCCTTAGATCCACAACAAAAAATGTTAATATGAAAAGAAGTACCAACCCAAATACTGAACACTATCAAATGCTCTATTCTTAGCTTGTTGGACTTAAGAAAATATTCAATCTGACTTCCGGTATGATCAAATCATGCAATGTGGATGGGTGCActaacttgggttgccatcaatggcaacacctGATGACCTGTGCAGTGTCTCTTACCAAtagttactacccagaagccagaacaatagctaaaagcagttaagtcacatacatagatttatttatttatttgtcaaattttgatgtaccatttaggatctatggttgtgcgaagttagctataacgactactAGTACGCTTACCCTACTCTTCTTGCTTTGATGATTGAAGGGTTTCTAAAAGTTCATCTAACAATCTAGAATGGACAAAGAATATTAGTGACCAACCAGATAAATTCAGAATGCTCAACTATTGTTAATTAATTAAGCGGATCCATTCAAACATGCAAGGAAGACCTCCCTTGACAATAGTGACCGAATAATGCCTAGATCACTATCAACATGTTTGGCGGTGTCAtcaaacccataaaataactcTAGCACTTCCTTTGGTGATGATCATGGATTCCTAGAACAACATTCTCTTGCTCTTCAACTATGTATGCTTGATGGAGGGATGCATGTGTGAAAGTGAAGGTTGGGGTGGGGGTGGATTACCCCAAATTAGAGAAGTAGATAATCCATTTGGAACCATACTCGACCCCCTTATCAAAATGGAATTAATGGTTGCCCTTTTGGGCTCATTGTTGGAATCCAGAGGTAATAAGGAATATAAACATCAATTTGAAGTTCAACAAACAATAGAACAAGAAAGAAGATGTATCTAAAATTAGAGCTACTTCTACCCACTAGGACCAATTTTCCTAGAAGAATAGTTGCAATAGAATGGTGCTTTCTTGATACTCTTGTAGGAGCTAAGTTACAAAACCAAATTTTCACGACTTCCATGGGCTTGTGGAGGAACAAGCTCAAAGAAGGCTCTATTGCTAATTGTTAGCTAATAGTTCTTTTCTTGGTTCTATTAATTATAAGGGCTTAACTAGTGGAGAGTATAAGCATGTTGTTCATCACCCTAGTGCTAGGCATGTCCTCCATTAGCCACACTAGATTTGAAGATGTGATATCCATTCTTTTGCAACTTTTAATTTCCTCCATGAACATCTAGTTAAATGTGGTTTTTATAAAGATTCATCAAGCACTCCTTTGCAAATGAGAATCTCCACCCTTAGAAGAGTTGAAAAAAATAGTTAAATGAAGCATAGTTCCATTTACCACCATTAGGCATGGTAAGGAAAGTTTTGAGTAATTGGCTTTATTATAGTCAAGGACTAAATCCTTATTAGTCAAGATAAAGAGATTCTCATTATAAGATAGATGTGTGAATGGGTGCTTGCGACAAGATATTTGCATCCTTTGAAATGAAATATTGGTTTCTAGTGACCTAAAGATAGTTAATGataaattaaaatgattttcaAGCATGAGACTACTTTACCAATTAATTATGGACTTACAACTCCACTTATCTTATGATGATGGATCACAATGTGTGTATctaaaatattgatgcaaaaattgAAAACACAATCTTTTATTGAATCTCTTCAATTCAATCTAATGAACCCAAAAACTTGATGCCTATTACCATATATCTTTTTTTTCACATTTTTACCACAATAAAAATAGGAGATTTGTCTTACAAAAAGAAGATATGAGAGTATGAAAATACTTAAAAATCTTCTAGTTTTGTTAACTATGATAGGTTTGAAATAATTGATCCATACAAATAAATTCCTTGAAGTATCCTATAATAGAACAATTCCACATACTCACGTATGACCTATTATGATAAATTCTACAAAAATAAGAAAATTCTAACATTTGTTAGTAGATATATTGTTTCatttgaaatcatcatccttcaatgaaTCATAGAAAAACAACCAAACTAGATTGAAATTCATAGATTAAGTTATTAAGTTTTAAGGTTGATCATATTCCCAATATTTCTTAGTATTGTCCCATTCAAATCACTGCTAGATGCCTAACTATAACCAAAATGGAAAGAAATATTCTTTAGCTAGAATCATTACACTTCATTATCCTAGAGCCACTAATTCTAGACAAGAGGAAAACAACTAGTTCATCAATGATGTTGATGCATTAAATAATAGTCATACATTATTCATAGGGGCTAATAAACACAAGTGACGAGTTGATACACATACATTATCTatagcatttgcaagttgttaatCATTAGGAAAATTTATCAGATATATTGttcaaattgttggtgtaaataaatattcattttggatattattacacttacttaagttaacttaggataatgcatctcttcgtagtttggatttgagacacttagggaagtgtgcacatagggatagagcttgtaggaaaaattccaccttttgtggtcttattttgctgttacactccacattcggtgggtcatccacctcttgtggaatattatattatttctcctacctacccctagtatttcttacctacccttgtttctcattgagccacatgtcatatttgtgtgctcatacatccatatggccttgcctatataagcaggcctctattcattgtattggttaatccagttgatcatttgtatattgatgagaatacagtttgttcgtgtcattctattgtctcttttatgcttttcattgtgcccttgatcttggcaaaatcctacatggtatcagagctattggggcttcattgatcgctttttggagacatcgtggaacgcttctattttcggatttggggatcttcattttttgggggcgtcatatagcgatttggacatcaccgttgaatccgggaggccatttccataaatttcgactataaagtcgacctattttggtgagaaattttttttccccattttggatattatcgtacggatttcgaaaaaaaaattcaaaaaaaaaaaaaatcaaaaggggaataaaaaaaaaaaatttaaaagtttttttttgctggttttttggggggtccgcagaccccccccccgtgCAGTCCGTACCTGCGTGTCGCAGGGTTGTACCCACGTCGCGTACCTGTACCCGTCGCCGCCCGCGCCGGTACCCGTCGTCCCTGTCGCCCGCCGCCGCCCGAGCGCCCAGATCTCCCCACCGCTCAGCAACCGCTCGCCCGCCGGTCTCTGCATGTCACCGCCGGCTTCCCTCGGCTCCGACCGCTTCCTCCGCAGGCGACCACCAAAACAGGCGGCcccgcgtccgccacgtggcaggcggccactggcccgcgggatAATCCGTACACACAGTCATTGCACCACATGGCAGACGACCACTGGCCCATGGGATAATCCGTACACACAGTCATCATGCCACGTCGACCATACGGTGGCACAGTCATCGCACCACGTCATCTGTACGGCCTGCACAGTCACCTGtctagtcagcagtccgtacagtacagacgcccagtcaacagggaggcgaagtttttgcgacggtcatacggccgtcaaatgtaacacagtgaattgctgatgtcagcgccacatcagcactttttggaaattttttgacccctctccattgggcttttcatttttgcagtccaactttgaaaggccatatcttgctcatttttgctccttttttggtgcaattttttttgaaatgggctaaaatttcatgatcttcacagtggtgtggttattttctgattttggtgcataggtttttcggaatttttggcttctcttagctgtacctgtccaatcctcaattctgcaacttcaaaggcctcgtttgagctcatacgacctccttttcaggtgccatttttttttaaagtgcttattttttcgtttaatttcataatctatgatcagatttcagagattttgagtggacattgtactttcagatattggtcttatttggcctattaggtacttgtaaattgcctggatcttagttagatct encodes:
- the LOC131034130 gene encoding NDR1/HIN1-like protein 6, giving the protein MWRRLRGEVRRPVLLWFPNRTPGPKILIPLLIQARVLRVNFPREFPRFYSHPPKRRQNFCCLCLIWTLYFLLLLIVATVIAAAILYSVFQPRIPKYSVDKFQITSFALGPDATVSSQFGMVVRARNPNEKIGIDYLENSYLGVFYIGTELCRGKLPAFYQGHGSTDNLNVNLTGNQVHITSEMVSSLTAQRQQGNIPLRLKADVPVKIEFGKLKTMKITFRLRCDLVVDRLDDNTSVDISRKKCKVKL